Below is a window of Undibacterium sp. YM2 DNA.
CCTTCTTCAAATCAACACCAGAACACCGCAAGGCCGCTGCCTGGCTGTATGCGCAATTCGTCACTTCAAAAAGCGTGTCGCTGAAAAAATCCATCGTCGGCCTGACCTTCATACGCGAATCAGACATACGTCATGAGTACTTCACAAAAAATGCCTATCGTTACGGCGGCCTGATCGAGTTCTACCGCAGCCCTGCCAGGGTCGCCTGGACGCCGACAGGGAATAATGTACCGGATTACCCAAAGCTGGCGAGTCTGTGGTGGAGCAATATCGCGCCCGTAGTGCAAGGCGAGATCAGCCCACAAATAGCGCTCGACAAACTGGCCGTACAGATAGACCAGGTCATGGCGGAACTGCAAAGCAAGGGTATGAAGAATTGTCCGCCAAAACTTAATCCCGTGCGTGATACAGCAAAATACCTGACCGACAAGGGCGCACCATGGAAAAAACTGGCGGTGGAAAAACCCAAAGGCGAAACCATTGCCTATGACAAACTATTACAAGCCTGGCGCGAAGGCCGCGTCAAATAACAGTTCAGACTGGTTCATTCATGCAAGGATTGAACAATAAAGTGCAAAGAAAGGCATAGCGTGTTCCTGCGTAAAAATCTGAGCCTGATAACCGTCACGATACTAATCGTTTCGGCCATCCTGGCACAGTCATACTGGAGTGCCCGGCAAGACAGGGAATTGACGCTGGAAGCAGAGCGCAGCAATGCCCATGTAGCCGTGCGCCTGCTTGAAGAACATGTGGCCCAGACCATGCAGGATGGCGTGCAAAAACTTGATACTGCAGCGATTGCCGCCGCCTCTTTCTCGGATGTGGGCGTTGATATCCAGCATTTCATCAATAATTATGATGCCCAGGATTACCGCTATATCAAGGCTTTGCGCTACATAGACCTGGCTGGTAATAGCTGGGTCAGCTCGCCTGATTTTCCATCGCATCAAATGTCAGTTGCTGACAGGGATGATATCCATTTCCTCACGCAACATCCTGAATATAAAGAGGTCGTCATCGGTAGCCCGTATGAAAGCCGCTACGACAGCCAGCTGGTCTTGCCTATCGCACGCAATGTGTTTGATAAGACGGGTAAGCAGGTGGCAATAATCAGCACTGACCTGCGCATCGCTTACTTTGCCGAGCTGTATGCGAATGTGGCAAAAGAGAATAATGCGATGCTGGCCCTGATTGCCAATGCTGGTTTTATCATCGTTCGCTCCCCGTTTGAGGCGCGCTATGTGAACCGGGATATCAGCAAGGAGCCTGCGACACACAGGCTGGCCAGCCAGGACAAGGAAGGCAGTTTCACTGACCCTGAATGGCTTGATGATGAGTTTGAGCGTCTGTATGCGTATCGCAAGGTCAGCGGTTTCCCGCTCAGCGTCGTATATGGGCGTGATCTTGAAAGTATACTCGCCCCCTGGCACCAGCGCCTGCAAACCAGGGCCATCTTTACTGCGGTGGTGGTTTTGCTACTGCTCGGTGTCATGGCCATGCTGGCCAGACAATTCCATAAATTGCGGGTGTCTGAAGCGACCCTCAGAAATGCCGAATATAAATTTTCTGAAATTTTTGAACGTTCGCCACTGGCGATTTCCCTGGTCAATCTGCACACCCGGAAAATCGATGCTGTCAATGATGCCTGGATACGATTATTTGGCTACCGTCAAGAAGACATCGTCGGTCCTGAAGAGCAGTACCTGAAATATTTTTGGGTAGATAAAGAAGAGTTACGCAGCTTTGTCTCACTCTTGCGCACTGAGCCGCAGATAGATCATTTTCAGGCGAGACTCAGGCATGCTGACGGCAGCATCAGGGTTTGCCTGCTGTCCTCGCGCACTTATATGGCGGATGGTGAAGCTCGTTACATCGTCACCCCGCAGGATGTGACACGCCAGCTCGCCGCAGAGCAGGACTTGCTGTACCTGAATGCCTCGCTCGAAGACCGGGTTGCCAGGCGTACCGAGAACCTTGAGCGCTCGAATGCAGAACTGGCAGAAGCCCTGAATTCGCTGCAACTCATGCAAGGTGAATTGATAAAGCAAGAGAAACTGGCCTCGCTGGGTTCGCTGGTGGCAGGTGTGGCGCATGAGCTGAATACTCCCATAGGCAATAGCGTGACCGTTGCCAGTACCCTGCAAGACCAGGCCAGGTTATTGCAGGATGACCTGCAACAAGGGGCGATCAAACGCAGTGCCTTCAATGCCTTCCTGGAGAGCACCATTTTTGGTGCTGATGTCTTGATGCGCTCTCTGCAGCGTGCTTCTGAACTGATACGCAGCTTCAAGCATGTGGCGGTCGATCAGTCCAGCGATATGCGCAGGCAATTTGACTTGAGGCAGGTAGTGGAAGAAATCCTGCTGACCAATTCATCCCTGTATGCCAAGACCGGCTTTGCAATGCAAACCGATTTGCAGGCAGATATACGTATGGACAGTTATCCTGGCGCGCTGGGACAAATCATAGGAAATTTCCTGACCAATTCCATCCGGCATGGTTTTGAAGGACGCAGCAGCGGCATGATGTGCCTGAGTACCAGCCTGCTGGACCAGGATCATGTCAAACTTGAATTCAGGGACAATGGCAGCGGGATCGCGCAAGAGCATTTGACGAAAGTCTTTGATCCCTTCTTTACCACCAAGTTAGGCCAGGGTGGTTCTGGCCTGGGCATGAATATAGTCTATAACCTGGTGAGCAAGATACTCGGTGGGAAAATCCAGGTGCACAGTGAAGCTGGCGAGGGTAGCTGTTTTACTGTCATCGTGCCTTTAATTGCACCGGTAGCGGAAGAAAAAACCAAGCCCCAGTCCTGATCCTGATCTTAATTTTGCTCTTGCAGCAGGGACTGGGGCTAGTATTACAAAAAGCGATAACCCAGATTTACTTGTTGCTGCACTCAGTCTTATTGCCCTGCATGCGGCACTCAGTAATCAGCTTACCTTGCTTGTTCCAGGCCTGGACTTTCCAGCTTTGCTGTTCACGCTCCATGGTCATGAAGCCGACTTCATTCGAATTGCTGAAGTAATCCAGTTTTGCCTCAGTATACGGTGTGGAATTGGCGGCCAGTGGCACAGGCAGCGGTGTATCAAGCGAAGAGCCACCATTGCCTGAAACAAATTGCACAGGATGATCAGTACTGAAAGTCAGCGCTTCAAACAAATGCACATGACCGGACAGGGTCGCCTGTACTTTGGAAGGGAACAAGCGCGTGGTATTCAGGGTTTGCATGATGTCCTGCATGGCGAGATTGCCAGGGAAGATATTCAGTGGCCCATCTTTTTTACGTTCAGCAGCAAAGGCCAGCACAGGGTGGTGGTCGATGAAGATATTGAAGTCTGCACTTTCTGCCAGCTTGTTGACGGTCTTGAACTGCTCCATATATAACTTGTAGGCAGCATCGGTTTTTGCAAGTGGTTTGATAGGCACTTTGGCTGAGTCAAAGATGATCAGTTGCGCCTGCTCGCTGCCTATACGGCCCAACGGTACGGCATAAGGATCGCTATAGTCGCCACGCATGTCATCTGATTCATCAACACAGTCACGTCCCCTCTTCAAAGGACGCGGGTCCATCAGGCGCCACCAGCCCTGGCCTGCACGGACGCAGGTTTCATGATTGCCGCGCACGACTACCCAGGGCGCAGCCTTCAGCAAAGCCTGCGCTGGTGTAAAAAAATCTGCCTGCCAGGTATCCCAGCCATAACCCCATGGGCTGCCTGCACATTCCTTATTTCCTTCGGGGCAGGCATTTTCGCGGTAGTGATAATCTCCAACATGTACGACCAGGTCAGGCTTGAAGCGCGCTGCGGTTTCCACCATTTCGCGGAAGGCCCATTTCTCGCTGTCATTGCAAGACTGGAAGTAATTGTCTGCGACTTTCAAACGACAACCGGTATCACCAATGACGATGATTTTTTGTGCGACCGGTTTTGGTATCGGTAAATCCCGTCCGCCGACACTGGCTGTTTTGGTAGTCGGCAGCAAGGGTGCTTCACAAGTCAGCACAGGAAAATCGGAAGGCTTGCTGTCTTCCGGTTTGCTGGCTGTCTTGCGCAAAGGCAGAGTACTTGGCCCTGCCCTGTGGTTCATCGCAACCATGTTGCCATCCTGCGCCAGGGAAGGACAGATATTGTCTGTCGTCACAGCGCGGGCTATGGCCTGGCCATTTTCGCCCAATACCACCCAGGCAGCCTGTATTTTTGCATCGTGTTGTGTAGGCAGGCTGCTACAGGCCGCCAGCAAACTGCTGATGGCAGCGATGGCGAGCAGTCGTCGTTCTGGCAAGCTATGTGTGTGCATATTGTTCTCCATCTTTTATTTCAATCCCAATGTCTCGTAGGCCAGTCTCTTGAAGTCGAAAGAGAAGGGATGCCAGAAACTCATCAGTCTTTGTGTCATCAATACCCCGGCGATATTGTGGCGTGGTGATATCCACCAGTGGGTACCAGCGATACCACCCCATTCAAACTCTCCAACGGAAGCTGGCGGGTCTATCGATGAGGGTCTTAATGTTACCGCACCACCGAGTCCGAAGCCCTTGCCCGGTACATCGCCAACGCCGGGAAAAGCAATGCCTGTACCCGCAGGCAAATGGTTTTGCATCATCAATTTGATAGTTTCAGGCCTGAGCAAGGTATCGCCATCGGGCATGAAGCTGCGCATCAGTGAGAGCATATCCTGCATGCTCGATACCAGTCCACCGCCGCCAGACAGGCGTGCCACCGGCGTCGTGAATGCGCCGGGGTAGGGTGATTTGTCGAGCTTGCGCAAGCCACGCTGCAGGATATTTTGCGGGTCAGTACCGGCATAGTAAGACGCCAGCCTGTCCAGTTTATGCTCAGGCACGACAAAGCTGGTGTCATGCATGGCCAGAGGATTGAATATGCGTAATTGCAGGAAGCGGTCAAAACTCATGCCGCTGACCACTTCGACCAGGCGCGCCAACACATCGGTGGCTATCGAATATTCCCAGGTCTCACCGGGATGAAAACTCAGTGGCAACTCTGCCAGCACATCCATCATCTCGGCCAGCGTAGTAAAGGCATTCATGACCCGCTTTTCATTGTAGGCCTTGTACATGACCGTACCATGATCCAGCAAGCCATAACTGAGGCCGGCGGTATGGCAAAGTAGGTGCCTGATGGTGATCTTGTTGCGTGCTGGCTCGGTATCGTCAATGCGCGTCGCACCGGGTTTGAGCACCTGCAGGTGTGCGAGCTGGGGCAGGAATTCTTCAGCGGGTTGATCGAGTTCCAGCTTGCCATCTTCCATCAACAGCAGCACTGCTATTGAGGTGATCAGCTTGGTATTCGAAAACACGCGGAACAAGTGGTCATCGCGCATAGCCGTCTGGCTCTCGCGGTCTGCCCAGCCTGTGCAGTGCTGGTGCACCAGCTCACGCCCGACCAGCACCGCAGTCGAGACACCGGACAGGATTTGCCTGTCCACATATTTTTGCATCGCCGCGTTGATTGGGCTGAAATCGTAAGTCATTTACCAGATATTGAAGCTACAAAGGGTATATCCTACCCTCAACTCAACATATACTGCCAGCTAAAGAACACCGTCAGCCCAACGATGATGGTTGCCAACTGATGTCTGGTCACCGCACACAGCAAGGCTGCCACAGTCGCCGCCACCAGTTGCGGATTACGCCAGCTCAGTTCCAGCTCCTTGCCATGCGGTGACAGGATCATGGGGACAATGATGGCAGTCAACACGGTCACCGGCACAAACTCCAGCGCTTTTTTGAGGTTGCCGGAAAATGCCACACGGTCACCAAGGATGAAGATCAGGGCTTTTACCAGAAAGGTGATAAGCGCCATGCCGAGTATGGTCAAAGTGATATTCATGCCTGCTCCACGGTGATTTGTTCTTGCTTATTATCTTGTCTGGTAAAGCGCGACACCAGCATGCCAGTCGCCACTCCAAAGGCAATCGCCACCAGCAAACCCAGCTTATAGGGCAAATGTTGCAAGGCATAGGCCGCGCTGCCAGCGACGATGGCCGCCAGCAAATGCGGGCGTTTGAACAACTGCGGCACGACGATCGCAATAAAAGTTGCCACCATGGCAAAGTCCAGGCCCAGGGTCTGCAACTGCGGGAATATCGCCCCGAACATCAGGCCTGTCAGCGTCCAGAATTGCCAGTTAACATACATGGACAGGCCAGAGCCGAGGAAATACCAGTGTCCCTGCGCATCTTGGGGATGCTGGCGGTAATGTCGTTCCACCACAGCAAAGGTCTCGTCTGTCAGCAAGAATCCCAGCCCCCAGCGCCAGCGCCTTGGCAAATGCCTGACGTGTGGCATCAGTGCAGCCGCATACAGCATATGCCGCAAATTAACGATAAAAGTCGCCAGCCAGATCACCAGCATGCCCGTGTGGCTGGCGATGAGGCCAGTCGCAATGAACTGGCTGGAGCCTGCAAACACCGCCAGCGACATCAACTGCCCCTGCCAGGCCTGCATTTGTGCGGTGGCAACGAGCGTGCCAAAAATCATGCCGAAGGGGGCTGCACCGACCAGCATGGGGACGGTGTCGCGGATACCGGCGGTGAAGTGCTTCATTCTTGTGGATGGGGGCATGGGGTGATTCCATATTGCGGATGGCGATTGAATGGGATCTTGCCTGTTAATTGGGGAATGGGCTTGTACGTTCTTGCGGTTTGGGGGCGTTATTTGAAATAAAGAATTTACTTACGTACCTTACCTGGCTGAAAGTAAATTAAATGACTATAAATGTTAGCTACGTCATTCCAGCGTGCTTTTGGCTGGAATCCAGTGGCGTTCGTTGCATATCGTGAACTACATTAACTTCAGATTCGTATTATTTTATGCATCTATTTTTGAATTACCTGTATCAGTCATTTACGATTGCAGGCCGGGGGTAGCCCGGCAGCTACTCACTTTTCTTGCTGTCGCCAAGAAAAGTAAGCAAAAGAAGGCGACCCAGGCGTCGTCGCCCCCTAAAGGGGGTTCCCGTTTATGCAGTACAAAAAATGGGAAGGCCCGAAACTCGCTACGCTCAGACAGCGGTCCTTCTTTTTCCATTTTCTGTACAGCACAAACGGCGTCGACACATGGGAACGGCAAAAGTCAAAAGCAAAGGTCAACAACAACCCCAACGTCAATACGACCGCTAATTGCTTTACTTAATACACGACAGGTCGAACCGTCAAAATTCATTCAAACCCGCCATCTCCCCGGCGCCACCCCAAACGCCCTCTTAAAATGCCGCGTGAAATGACTCTGGTCTGCAAACCCTGTCATCGTCGCAATCTCAGTCACCGACAGATTCTGCCGCAGCAGACTCTGAGCGCGGTTCAACCTCAGCTGGTTGCGCCAGGCGTGCGGTGGCATACCAGTCGTGCGGGAGAACAAACGAGCGGCGTAGAAACTGGACAGACCTACCTCTTGTGCCAGCTCAGTCAGGCTGATGGCAACGCTCAAGTCTTCGCTAAGCCGGGATTTCATCATTTCTACCCTGACCGCATCAGGCAAGATAGTTTGTATGGCCGGACGGCTGCGGGCGTAGCGCGACAGCATCAGGGCAAAGCCTGCGGTCAGGGCGTTTTCGGCGGCGAGTGGATCACTACCGGCTTCCAGCAGGCGATGGGCAAAGGCAAGTTGGGCAGAGACTTCGGCATCCTCAATGACACCGTCTGGCAACCAGGGAACGCCAGCGGGGCTACCTGCCATGTCGCTGGCGAGTTGCTGCATCCAGTCCACCGATGGGTAAAAAGCGCGGTAGGCCCAGCCATGTTCGGTTGCCCTTTCACCCGTATGCACTTCGCCGGGATTAATGGCAGCAATGCAGCCAACCGAGGCCAGGCAACGGCTGCCGCGATAGCGGTAAGTTTGCGCGCCAGACTGTATGACGGGGATGGAAAAGCCTTCGTGCCAGTGCGGGGCAAACTCTTGCGCGAAGTATTCTGCCGTCAACAACTCCGCATCCGGCAGCAGCGGGCTGCGCCAGAAACGGGCGTCGTCACGGAAGGTGGCTGGTTTTTCCATACACAAAGAAATGCGGTAAAGGCCTGATTATTAAGGGCTATTCTATACTTAGTGGGTGAATCTTACATTTGGTGACACCATACATTTGCCTGAAAGCTGTGCATTGGCAAAATTTTGTATGCAGGTTTGCGGGCAAGCGCGCATACATTTTTATCTGATGCTGGAAAACAACGTAAAACACTCACATGAAAAATTTAAATGATTTCTTCCAATTTGATTTCGGGCAAACAAATTTCATCTTGTGCCAAATGATAAATAGATTTTGAATTTGCGCTGGGCTGCCACTTATAATGATGAGCAAATGTCCAGCATGTCGCCAGCGTGATGTGCAGCCAGGGACTTAATCCATACTCTAGAATTTCTACCACCGGATGGAAAGAAAGGTCAAAGTGACTTCTGCTGCTTCACCCATAGTGCCCAGGCTGGAACTGACCGATATCTGTAAACGCTATCCGGCGGTGGTTGCCAATGATGGTGTCAATCTGCAGGTGGCACCGGGTGAAATCCATGCGGTACTCGGTGAGAATGGCGCAGGCAAATCGACGCTGATGAAAATCATCTTTGGTGCCGTCAAGCCAGATTCAGGCACGGTGCGCTGGAATGGCCAGGAAGTCAGAGTAGCGACACCGCAGGATGCGCGCAAGCTGGGCATCGCCATGGTATTCCAGCATTTTTCCCTGTTTGATACCCTGACCGTGGCCGAGAATATCGCCCTCGGTCTGGACCAGTATGTGAATATGCTGGAACTGGCTGAACAAATCGCCCAGACCGGTGAAAACTACGGCCTGGAGCTGGAACCGCACCGCCATGTACATACCTTGTCAGTTGGTGAAAGGCAGCGTGTGGAAATCGTGCGCGCTCTGCTGACCAAACCGCAATTGCTGATCCTTGATGAACCAACCTCGGTATTGACACCGCAAGCCGTACAAAAACTGTTTGTCACCCTGCGCAAGATTGCCGCTGAGGGTTGCAGCATCCTGTACATCAGCCATAAGCTCGATGAAATCCGTGAGCTATGCCACAGCGCCACCGTCATGCGTGCGGGCAAGGTCACCGGGCATTGCGACCCGGCGCAGGAAACTGCCGCCAGCCTGTCGCGCATGATGATAGGTGAGGACTTACCGCCATCTGCCCATACCGGGCCCGTCACCCTGGGTGAGTCGCGTTTGCGCATCAGGCAATTGAGCCTGCCCAGGGCACATGCCTTTGCGACTGCACTCGAAGATATACAACTGGAATTATTTGGTGGCGAAATCGTTGGCATCGCCGGTGTATCCGGCAATGGTCAGCAAGAACTCCTTGCCGCCTTGTCCGGCGAAGACAGGCGCGCCGCGCCGCAGATGATAGAACTCAAAGGCAAGCCAGTAGGCAACCGTGGCCCTGAGAGCAGGCGCAAGCTGGGCCAGAGCCTGGTGCCGGAAGAGCGCCTGGGCCGGGGCGCAGTACCCGAGATGAGCCTGACTGACAATATGCTGTTGTCGCACCAGCACGCGCCTTTCGTCAACAAGGGCATGATCAATTTTCGCCATACGATACAGGCAGCGGCAGACATCATCGCCCGCTTCCGCGTCAAGGCTGGCGGGCCTGCGGCACTGGCGCGCAGCCTGTCGGGTGGCAATCTGCAAAAGTTTATTGTGGGTCGTGAAATCACACGCCAGCCGGATGTATTTATCGTCGCCCAGCCAACCTGGGGTGTTGATGTAGGGGCAGCAGCGCAAATCCATGATGAGATACGCAAGCTCAAGCAGGCTGGTTGCGCAGTACTGGTGATCTCGGAAGAACTCGATGAATTGTTTGAATTATGTGACCGCATGCATGTGATCGCCAAGGGCCGTTTGTCGCCATCGATAGCAACTGCCAGCGCGACCAGGGAAAAAATAGGATTGTGGATGAGTGGTTTGTGGGAAGAATGGACAACGGCAGAAACGGTGTCACTCGGTAAAACCGGTGGCGGTGGCAGCCGCAAAAAGAAACCATACAGCAACGAGCGGGGTGAGCATGCTTAAGCTGGAATTACGCGCTGCCAGCTCGCGCAGCATGGCCTACCTTTCTCCCGTGCTGGCTTTGCTGCTGACGATCTTTTTGGGTGCCCTGCTGTTCATGGCACTGGGAAAAAATCCTTTGACTGGCCTGCAGGTCTTTTTGATAGAACCGATAAGCAGCAAGACTGCCATCGCCGAATTATTATTGAAGACCACGCCACTGGTCTTGTGCGCGCTCGGGCTGTCGGTCTGCTATCGCGCCAATGTCTGGAACATCGGTGCCGAAGGGCAGTTGATCGCCGGTGGCCTGGCCGCTGGCAGCACCATACTGTTTTTTGATACTGGCACACCTGGCTTGTCGGGTGGCATGGTTTTGCTGCTGGCAACTTGCGCGGGTGTAGTTGGTGGTGCCTTGTGGGCATCCATCACGGCCTTGCTGCGTGACCGTTTCAATGCCAATGAAATTTTGGTGTCGCTGATGCTGACCTATATCGCGCAATTGCTGCTGATGTATGCCGTCAATGGTCCGCTGAAAGACCCGCATGGCATGAACTTCCCGCAGTCCAAGGTGTTTTCCAGTGATTATCTGTTGCCCCACCTGTTCTCGGGCAGCCGCCTGCATATAGGCTTTATCGTCATGCTGGTCGCCAGTGGCTTGATGGCAGTGTTTGTGTATCGCAGCTTTGCAGGTTACCGCCTGACGGTAGGCGGGCTGGCACCGCTGGCAGCGCGTTATGCCGGTTTCTCCAGCCGCCGCGCCCTGTGGACGTCGTTATTGATATCAGGTGGTTTCGCTGGCATGGCAGGAGCATTCGAAGTGGCCGGGCCCATAGGTCAGGTCTTGCCTTCGATCTCGCCTGGTTATGGTTTTGCCGCCATTATCGTCGCCTTCATTGGTCGTCTTAACCCCATAGGCACCATCTTTGGTGGTCTGATGCTGTCGCTGTTTTACCTCGGTGGTGAAATGGCGCAATCGCGCCTTGGCCTGCCTTCTGCCATCACTGGCCTGTTCCAGGGCATGCTGCTGTTCTTGCTGCTGGCTTGCGACACCCTGATCAATTACCGCCTGCGCTGGCAGAAATAAACAATCATGGAAAATTTTGCTGCCCTGATCGCCGCCTCCATCAACTCTGGCACAACCTTACTGATCGCCGCTTTGGGTTTGCTGATCAATGAACGTGCAGGTGTGCTCAATCTTGGTGCCGAGGGCATGATGCTGGTGGCTGCCATCACCGGTTTTGCCGTGGCCCACCAGACCCATCTACCCTGGCTGGGTTTTGTCGCAGGCGCGGTAGCCGGCATGTTGATGGCAACCCTGTTTGCCTGGCTGGCACTGGTGCTGGCCACCAACCAGGTAGCCACTGGCCTGGCCTTATCCATCTTTGGTACCGGCCTTTCGGCCTTCATAGGACAGTCATTTGTCGGCCAGTCACTGCCTGCCGGGCCACATGGCGTCGCCTTTTTATCGGACATCCCCTTCCTCGGCAAAGCCTTTTTTGATCAGCATCTGGCCGTGTATTTTGGCCTTTTACTGTGTGCGGGCATCATCTGGTTCCTGCAACGCAGCCGCGCTGGTCTGGTCCTGAAGGCAGTCGGTGAATCACCAGAATCTGCCCATGCACTGGGTTACCCCGTGCGCAAGATACGTTATCTGGCGCTGCTGTTCAGTGGAGCCTGCTGCGGTATCGCTGGTGCTTACCTGTCTGTCGTGTATACACCGATGTGGGTGGAAGGCCTGGTCGCCGGGCGCGGCTGGATCGCACTGGCGCTGACGACTTTTGCCACCTGGCGTCCGGCACGGGTCTTGCTGGGTGCTCTACTGTTTGGCAGCGTGACGATTTTGCAGTTCCATTTCCAGGCGATAGGCATCGCCATCCCATCGGAAATTTTATCCATGCTGCCCTACCTGGCAACGATTATCGTGCTGGTGCTGATCTCGCGTAATCCTGACTGGATACGCCTGAACATGCCAGCCTCCCTGGGCAAGCCTTTCCGCCCGGGGTCTGCTTAAGTATTGATAGAGATGTCATTTGCTGTGCGTTTTTTTGATTACAACTGAAAATCAGACGAAGGAAGCTACCCATGAAAATTACCCGCAGAAAAACCCTGGCAGCCGCGCTGTCCCTGGCGATTGTCGGTCTTGCTGGTTGTGGCCAGAAAGAAGAAAACAAATCCGCCAGCGCCAGCGCAGCAGCGCCTGCACCAGCCAGCACCGCTGCCGCACCTGCTGCGGCAGAACCTCTGAAAGTCGCTTTCGTCTATGTAGGGCCGGTCGGTGACGCAGGCTGGACTTATGCCCACGACGCAGGCCGCAAGGCTGTTGAAGCCAAGTTTGGCGACAAGGTCAAAACCAGCTTTGTTGAAAGCATTCCTGAAAGTGCCGCCGATGCAGAACGCGTCTTCCGCGACCTGGCCACACAGGGTAACAAAGTCATCTTCGGCACCACCTTTGGCTATATGGAAGCCATGCTCAAAGTCGCCAAGGACTTTCCAGATGTGAAGTTTGAACATGCGACCGGCTATAAAACTGCTGAAAATCTCGCGCAATATGATGTGCGCACTTATGAAGGCGCCTACCTCGCCGGTATCGCTGCGGGCAAAATGAGCAAGTCTGGCAAGCTCGGCGTGGTTGCCTCCCTGCCTATTCCTGAAGTGCTGCGCAATATCAATTCCTTCACCCTCGGTGCACGCTCTGTGAATCCCAAGGCAACCACCAAGGTAGTCTGGGTCAACAAATGGTTTGACCCGGGTAAGGAGCGCGAAGCCGCCACTACCCTGATAGGCCAGGGCGTCGATGTACTCATGCAAAACACGGACTCTGCCGCCGTCGTGCAAACCGCCGAAGAAAAAGGCGCATATGCCTTTGGCTGGGACAGC
It encodes the following:
- a CDS encoding ABC transporter permease, encoding MLKLELRAASSRSMAYLSPVLALLLTIFLGALLFMALGKNPLTGLQVFLIEPISSKTAIAELLLKTTPLVLCALGLSVCYRANVWNIGAEGQLIAGGLAAGSTILFFDTGTPGLSGGMVLLLATCAGVVGGALWASITALLRDRFNANEILVSLMLTYIAQLLLMYAVNGPLKDPHGMNFPQSKVFSSDYLLPHLFSGSRLHIGFIVMLVASGLMAVFVYRSFAGYRLTVGGLAPLAARYAGFSSRRALWTSLLISGGFAGMAGAFEVAGPIGQVLPSISPGYGFAAIIVAFIGRLNPIGTIFGGLMLSLFYLGGEMAQSRLGLPSAITGLFQGMLLFLLLACDTLINYRLRWQK
- a CDS encoding ABC transporter permease, which produces MENFAALIAASINSGTTLLIAALGLLINERAGVLNLGAEGMMLVAAITGFAVAHQTHLPWLGFVAGAVAGMLMATLFAWLALVLATNQVATGLALSIFGTGLSAFIGQSFVGQSLPAGPHGVAFLSDIPFLGKAFFDQHLAVYFGLLLCAGIIWFLQRSRAGLVLKAVGESPESAHALGYPVRKIRYLALLFSGACCGIAGAYLSVVYTPMWVEGLVAGRGWIALALTTFATWRPARVLLGALLFGSVTILQFHFQAIGIAIPSEILSMLPYLATIIVLVLISRNPDWIRLNMPASLGKPFRPGSA
- a CDS encoding BMP family ABC transporter substrate-binding protein, giving the protein MKITRRKTLAAALSLAIVGLAGCGQKEENKSASASAAAPAPASTAAAPAAAEPLKVAFVYVGPVGDAGWTYAHDAGRKAVEAKFGDKVKTSFVESIPESAADAERVFRDLATQGNKVIFGTTFGYMEAMLKVAKDFPDVKFEHATGYKTAENLAQYDVRTYEGAYLAGIAAGKMSKSGKLGVVASLPIPEVLRNINSFTLGARSVNPKATTKVVWVNKWFDPGKEREAATTLIGQGVDVLMQNTDSAAVVQTAEEKGAYAFGWDSDMSKFGAKAHLAASVIDWGVYYTKRVDEVLNKTWKSDTTWWGLKENMIDLKAFNASLSDEVKKLIADKRQGVIDGTGPIWKGPIKDNTGKEVLGKDAVADDKFLHDIKFYVEGVEGKVPG